The following proteins come from a genomic window of Spea bombifrons isolate aSpeBom1 chromosome 10, aSpeBom1.2.pri, whole genome shotgun sequence:
- the LOC128467881 gene encoding ferritin light chain-like → MAEPKQKRLKGTLPICPLHPRNTGSGVRQNLPPEVEGGLCGVTNALLRLSYNFQALAEIFDQADVALPRVSNFFHKQAKREEEAAEYLLKHMAERGGHYCSKTIEKPNCDHVRDVMTACYVALDQWKTTLGYFEELYHLSVDCSDPHSAGVIKKYFVEPKIRKVKLTGDILTNARRLSCTHNGQSSFGEYLIDKLQEELNE, encoded by the exons ATGGCAGAACCCAAGCAGAAGAGGCTGAAGGGCACCCTCCCCATCTGCCCCCTGCACCCTAGAAATACCGGCAGCGGGGTGAGGCAGAATCTGCCCCCGGAGGTGGAGGGTGGTCTCTGCGGGGTCACCAATGCCTTACTCCGGCTCTCCTACAACTTCCAAGCCCTG GCTGAAATATTTGACCAGGCCGATGTGGCACTTCCTCGGGTCTCAAACTTTTTCCACAAACAAGCAAAACGGGAAGAAGAAGCAGCTGAATATTTGCTGAAACACATGGCAGAACGAGGAGGCCATTACTGCTCAAAAACTATAGAG AAGCCAAACTGTGACCACGTCCGTGATGTCATGACAGCGTGTTACGTTGCGCTCGATCAGTGGAAGACAACGTTGGGTTATTTCGAGGAGCTGTACCATTTAAGCGTTGACTGCTCGGATCCTCACAGCGCTGGCGTTATCAAGAAGTATTTCGTTGAACCCAAGATAAGGAAAGTCAAACTGACGGGAGATATTCTCACCAACGCGCGGAGACTCAGCTGCACCCACAATGGCCAAAGCAGTTTTGGGGAGTACCTTATTGACAAGTTGCAGGAGGAACTGAATGAATGA
- the MYOD1 gene encoding myoblast determination protein 1, producing MDLLAHPLRDMEITESSLCSFSAADDFYDDPCFNTSDMHFFEDLDPRLVHVSLLKPDDHHHNEDEHVRAPSGHHQAGRCLLWACKACKRKTTNADRRKAATMRERRRLSKVNEAFETLKRCTSTNPNQRLPKVEILRNAIRYIESLQSLLRDQEDNYYPVLEHYSGDSDASSPRSNCSDGMMDFTGPPCNIRRRESYYNDTPNDTRHGKNSVISSLDCLSSIVERISTETPTCTVLPAVESGSEGSPCSPLQGETLSEREITIPSPNTTCSQLTPDSSSSIYQVL from the exons ATGGACTTGCTGGCTCATCCTCTTCGGGATATGGAGATCACAGAGAGCTCCTTATGCTCCTTCTCAGCAGCAGATGACTTCTATGATGACCCCTGCTTTAATACTTCTGACATGCACTTTTTTGAAGACCTGGACCCCAGGCTGGTGCATGTGAGCTTGCTGAAGCCAGACGACCACCATCACAATGAGGATGAACATGTCAGGGCACCCAGTGGCCACCACCAGGCAGGTAGATGCCTCCTCTGGGCTTGCAAAGCTTGCAAGAGGAAAACCACCAATGCTGACCGCAGGAAGGCAGCCACcatgagagagagaaggaggctCAGCAAAGTCAATGAGGCTTTTGAGACCCTCAAGCGATGCACCTCCACCAACCCCAACCAAAGACTACCCAAGGTTGAGATCCTGAGAAATGCCATTCGTTATATTGAAAGTCTCCAGTCCCTGCTCAGGGACCAGGAAGATAATTATTACCCAGTTCTGGAACATTACAGTGGGGACTCAGATGCCTCCAGTCCAAGATCTAACTGCTCAGATGGCATG ATGGATTTTACTGGACCCCCCTGCAACATCAGGCGGCGAGAGAGCTACTATAATGACACCCCAAATG ATACGAGGCATGGCAAGAATTCGGTGATCTCCAGTTTAGACTGCCTGTCCAGCATCGTGGAAAGAATCTCCACAGAGACCCCCACTTGCACAGTACTTCCAGCTGTGGAAAGTGGATCTGAAGGCAGTCCCTGTTCTCCCCTCCAGGGGGAGACACTGAGTGAGAGAGAAATCACCATCCCCTCTCCCAACACCACCTGCTCACAGCTGACCCCAGACAGCAGCAGTTCCATTTACCAAGTGTtataa